The Desulfohalovibrio reitneri genome contains a region encoding:
- a CDS encoding glycosyltransferase: protein MSYLIFCSFEVGGFPYKMAELLNRLGHETFYVSVDAIASGHDSTRYHYDVGDVLWDLSGRFAHTLDSRPGIRKQLRELAGELDIKGCLATGNLSYLLAEAGIPYHYWTYGSDLDQNCFDPVHHPSIPAWKWPLLRLGFRFRTRRRQRRSYRLASRVMFAPHQKPMALDVFPGRELFFLPHFLTPMPYEQLAEFKRRAKAEICAKLGCDRYVFSATRHEWAGFLKEYKDNKRNDVLIRAFERFVRLAPEQDTRLVLVEKGNDVEESRRLIEELGIAGRVVWVKPMPRGELDEYYAGADFCLAQFGTPVFSFAVLEPLANATPCVSHTDSANDVPIYKSFPPIHNSVDPEDIARYMAETLATPGKRDALGREAWQWIVDNCSEEVFAASFTNMFQSPPKGILRP from the coding sequence GTGAGCTATCTGATCTTTTGCTCCTTCGAAGTCGGCGGCTTCCCCTACAAAATGGCGGAATTGTTGAACCGGCTTGGCCACGAAACCTTCTACGTTTCGGTGGACGCCATCGCCTCGGGGCATGACTCCACCCGTTACCATTACGATGTGGGGGATGTTCTTTGGGACCTGAGTGGGCGCTTCGCGCACACACTCGACTCGCGGCCGGGCATCCGCAAACAGTTGAGGGAACTGGCCGGGGAACTGGACATCAAGGGCTGCCTGGCCACGGGCAATCTGTCCTATCTGCTGGCCGAGGCTGGCATACCATACCACTACTGGACGTACGGCTCGGACCTCGACCAGAACTGCTTCGACCCTGTGCACCATCCCTCCATACCCGCCTGGAAATGGCCCCTGCTTCGCCTGGGGTTCCGCTTTCGCACGCGCCGCAGGCAGCGCCGCTCCTACCGTTTGGCGAGCCGGGTCATGTTCGCCCCGCACCAGAAACCGATGGCCTTGGACGTCTTTCCGGGAAGGGAACTGTTCTTTCTGCCGCACTTCCTTACGCCCATGCCCTACGAGCAATTGGCCGAATTCAAGCGGCGAGCCAAGGCAGAAATTTGTGCCAAGCTGGGCTGCGACCGGTACGTTTTCTCCGCCACCCGACACGAATGGGCGGGCTTTCTCAAGGAGTACAAAGACAACAAGCGCAACGACGTGCTCATCAGGGCGTTCGAGCGCTTCGTTCGTCTGGCGCCGGAGCAGGACACCCGGCTAGTTCTGGTGGAAAAGGGTAACGACGTGGAGGAATCAAGGCGATTGATCGAGGAGTTGGGCATTGCCGGGCGCGTGGTTTGGGTCAAGCCCATGCCCCGGGGTGAACTCGATGAATACTACGCCGGGGCGGATTTCTGCCTGGCCCAGTTCGGTACGCCCGTTTTCAGCTTCGCTGTGCTGGAGCCGCTGGCTAACGCCACCCCCTGCGTTTCCCATACCGACAGCGCCAACGACGTCCCCATCTACAAGAGCTTTCCGCCGATACACAACAGCGTCGACCCCGAGGACATCGCCAGGTACATGGCCGAGACATTGGCCACTCCCGGCAAGCGAGATGCCCTTGGCCGCGAGGCTTGGCAATGGATAGTGGACAACTGCTCGGAAGAAGTGTTCGCGGCCAGCTTCACGAACATGTTCCAAAGCCCTCCCAAGGGAATACTGAGACCGTAA
- the asnB gene encoding asparagine synthase (glutamine-hydrolyzing) → MCGIAGFTGEPDSRLLNSMCASIVHRGPDDQGCYHDERVSIGMRRLAIVDIESGQQPIANEDETVWAVFNGEIYNFEDLRRGLVERGHKLRTHHSDTETIVHLYEEHGPEWVEHVWGMFGLAVWDKRRGRLCLYRDRLGKKPLYWARSGRDIVFGSEIKSLLLHPGVSREPDPTALFQYFGLKNTSAPRTAYRDIRQLEPGQMLVWQDGEIEIKRWWRADFSPLETVTEEEAAAEIRRLFEDAVRLRMKCDAPFGAYLSGGVDSSAVATLMSRFHDRPVKTFCLGYEDEAAGQFKGKANDILFARQMSERIDSDHHEFIINYDLFAEKLPEVLAAFDEPFSGSISTYFLSILIKEHVKVAVSGDGADELFASYLPHRMAFPMQRLLAMGAWRDWGDLSPDERQALAPFDNPDGYAFLSSRANPDEAVWRDALSVFPLTEREKLLSPDFLDQIPEAERKDPYAELAAAHTASDALNRTLETDQAEILPNQVLPFVDRLSMAHSVEVRCPFLDHRLVEYVNRLPGRFKISRGDGGSPTNKAILKRAVADLLPPELVNRPKEGFVPPIYSWMHGGLKPFMLECLADLPASIFNRDYLDRLTRAFDQGDESLNARVWNLVCFSVWLRHA, encoded by the coding sequence ATGTGCGGCATAGCCGGGTTCACCGGCGAGCCGGACTCCCGGCTCCTCAATTCCATGTGCGCCTCCATCGTGCACCGGGGGCCGGACGACCAGGGGTGCTACCACGACGAACGCGTGTCCATCGGAATGCGCAGGCTGGCCATCGTGGACATCGAATCCGGCCAGCAGCCCATCGCCAACGAAGACGAGACCGTCTGGGCCGTGTTCAACGGGGAGATCTACAATTTCGAAGACTTGCGCCGCGGGCTGGTCGAGCGCGGGCACAAACTGCGCACTCACCACTCGGACACGGAGACCATCGTGCATCTGTACGAGGAGCACGGACCGGAGTGGGTCGAGCACGTCTGGGGCATGTTCGGGCTGGCCGTGTGGGACAAGCGGCGAGGACGGTTGTGCCTGTATCGCGACCGGCTTGGCAAAAAGCCGCTCTACTGGGCGCGTAGCGGCCGGGACATCGTCTTCGGCTCCGAGATCAAGTCGCTGCTCCTGCATCCCGGGGTCTCGAGGGAGCCCGACCCAACCGCGCTTTTCCAGTACTTCGGGCTCAAGAACACCAGCGCCCCGCGCACGGCCTACCGCGACATCCGCCAGCTGGAGCCGGGCCAAATGCTCGTCTGGCAGGACGGTGAGATCGAGATCAAGCGATGGTGGCGGGCCGATTTTTCACCGCTGGAGACTGTAACGGAGGAAGAGGCCGCCGCCGAGATTCGACGCCTTTTCGAGGACGCGGTCAGGCTGCGCATGAAGTGCGACGCTCCGTTCGGAGCCTACCTTTCCGGCGGCGTGGACTCGTCCGCGGTGGCCACCCTAATGAGCCGGTTTCACGACCGCCCGGTCAAGACCTTCTGCCTGGGCTACGAGGACGAGGCTGCCGGGCAGTTCAAGGGGAAGGCCAACGACATCCTCTTCGCCCGCCAGATGTCCGAACGCATCGACAGCGACCACCACGAGTTCATAATCAACTACGACCTGTTTGCGGAAAAACTTCCCGAGGTGCTGGCCGCGTTCGACGAGCCGTTCTCAGGCAGCATTTCCACGTATTTCCTCTCCATTCTCATCAAAGAGCACGTGAAAGTGGCCGTGTCCGGGGACGGGGCGGACGAGTTGTTCGCCAGCTACCTGCCGCATCGAATGGCCTTCCCCATGCAGCGCCTGCTGGCCATGGGCGCCTGGCGGGACTGGGGCGACCTTTCGCCCGATGAACGGCAGGCCCTTGCACCGTTCGACAACCCGGACGGGTACGCTTTCCTCTCCTCCCGCGCCAACCCGGATGAAGCCGTCTGGCGTGACGCCCTGTCTGTCTTTCCACTGACAGAAAGAGAAAAGCTGCTCTCGCCGGACTTCCTGGACCAGATTCCCGAGGCGGAACGCAAGGACCCCTATGCGGAGCTCGCTGCGGCCCATACCGCGTCGGACGCGCTCAACCGGACGCTGGAAACCGACCAGGCGGAGATTTTGCCCAATCAGGTCCTGCCCTTCGTGGACCGGCTCTCCATGGCCCACTCCGTTGAGGTCCGCTGCCCCTTTCTGGATCACAGGCTGGTTGAATATGTGAATCGGTTGCCCGGTCGGTTCAAGATCAGCCGCGGCGACGGGGGTTCCCCGACCAACAAGGCCATTCTCAAGCGCGCGGTGGCGGACCTGCTGCCGCCCGAGTTGGTCAACCGGCCCAAGGAGGGCTTTGTGCCTCCCATCTATTCGTGGATGCACGGGGGGCTGAAGCCGTTCATGCTGGAATGTCTCGCAGACCTGCCCGCATCGATTTTCAATCGCGACTACCTGGACAGGTTGACGCGGGCCTTCGACCAAGGCGACGAATCCCTGAACGCCCGGGTCTGGAATCTGGTCTGCTTTTCGGTCTGGCTGCGTCACGCGTGA
- a CDS encoding GNAT family N-acetyltransferase: MPIEPRHLERTREWANDPVLKRLILRVSHVSVADQQGWYENLLADGTREVFAIEDAASGEHVGNTGFYHIDRHHGRAEFWILVGDSSRWGSGLGSRALALMLDFGFNTLGLHKIYLNVGAENHRAIALYERFGFKATGLMPEHYLIENQRVDVAHMTLLRSEYESQK; encoded by the coding sequence GTGCCCATCGAACCCAGGCATCTGGAGCGCACCCGCGAGTGGGCCAACGATCCGGTGTTGAAACGATTGATACTCCGCGTCTCCCACGTTAGCGTGGCGGACCAGCAGGGCTGGTACGAGAACCTCCTGGCTGACGGAACCCGGGAGGTGTTCGCCATTGAAGATGCCGCCAGCGGAGAACACGTAGGAAATACAGGTTTTTATCACATTGACCGCCACCATGGCCGCGCGGAGTTCTGGATTCTGGTGGGAGACAGCTCCCGGTGGGGAAGCGGCCTTGGCTCCCGAGCCCTGGCGCTCATGCTGGATTTCGGATTCAACACGCTGGGCCTGCACAAGATATACCTGAACGTAGGCGCCGAGAACCACCGTGCGATCGCGCTGTACGAACGGTTCGGCTTCAAGGCCACCGGCCTGATGCCGGAACATTACCTCATAGAAAATCAACGGGTTGACGTTGCCCACATGACCCTTCTCCGGAGTGAATATGAGTCCCAAAAGTGA
- a CDS encoding radical SAM/SPASM domain-containing protein, with protein sequence MSPKSDIAKADRIQEAAEFPKVLLIDNCNACNLRCSMCDHPNMDKYRKVQLMDMDLYRKLIDEIAVENPDARVWQIFFGDPFMCRDMPERIRYAKEKGLTDVVLNTNGVKMKPEKARAVIEAGLDALYCGIDAATAETYGKIRVGGDFDKAVANVLAYRDILREIGKPGQELYVQFVEDELNEHEVQDFIDFWNAEGVNVKIRPKVSWAGLVNANNLSANEDVDRKACYWLMQTINICADGRVALCSVDVHCRVDCGSVVDRSIKDVWQSTLREYRAMHLEGRFDELPDMCSNCSDWQSGYASFKKTG encoded by the coding sequence ATGAGTCCCAAAAGTGACATCGCCAAGGCTGACCGCATTCAGGAAGCCGCCGAGTTTCCCAAGGTCCTGCTCATCGACAACTGCAACGCCTGCAACCTGCGCTGTTCCATGTGCGATCACCCGAACATGGACAAATACCGCAAGGTGCAGCTCATGGACATGGACCTGTACCGCAAGCTCATTGATGAAATCGCGGTGGAGAACCCTGACGCGCGAGTGTGGCAGATATTCTTCGGCGATCCGTTCATGTGCCGCGACATGCCGGAGCGCATCCGCTACGCCAAGGAAAAGGGCCTGACCGATGTGGTGCTCAACACCAACGGCGTGAAGATGAAGCCGGAGAAGGCGCGCGCCGTGATCGAAGCTGGCCTGGACGCCCTCTACTGCGGCATCGACGCGGCCACTGCTGAAACATACGGCAAAATCCGAGTGGGCGGTGATTTCGACAAAGCGGTGGCCAACGTGCTTGCCTACCGCGACATCCTGCGTGAGATCGGCAAGCCCGGGCAGGAGCTGTACGTGCAGTTCGTTGAAGACGAACTCAATGAACACGAGGTGCAGGACTTCATCGATTTCTGGAACGCGGAAGGCGTGAACGTGAAGATCCGGCCGAAAGTCAGCTGGGCGGGGCTCGTGAACGCGAACAACCTGTCCGCCAACGAGGACGTGGACCGCAAGGCCTGTTACTGGCTGATGCAGACCATCAACATTTGCGCGGACGGCCGCGTCGCCTTGTGTTCAGTTGACGTACACTGCCGGGTTGACTGCGGTAGCGTGGTGGACAGGAGCATCAAGGACGTGTGGCAGTCCACCCTGCGCGAATACCGCGCCATGCACCTTGAAGGGCGGTTCGACGAACTGCCCGACATGTGCAGCAATTGCTCGGACTGGCAATCCGGATACGCCTCCTTCAAGAAGACTGGGTAG
- a CDS encoding WbqC family protein encodes MSRQHGSQPQEKVVGILQPSYLPWLGYFEQMNRSDVFVHYDDTQYEKGSWRNRNRIKTPGGPQWLTVPVITKGKGAQLLTEVRINNATPWADKHVKTIRQHYAKAQYFERYAEPLFEMLGRRWELLLDLNMSVLSWLQSELGIRTECVLSSELGIEGASTQRLIRILRHFGATEFYEGSAGRNYIDDSEFEREEIRVRYQDYEHPVYDQLHGDFTPYLSVLDLLMNHGPESLSILSSTDSATKDTA; translated from the coding sequence ATGAGCAGGCAGCACGGCAGCCAGCCCCAAGAAAAGGTCGTCGGCATTCTGCAGCCCAGCTACCTGCCGTGGCTGGGATACTTCGAGCAGATGAACCGCTCGGATGTGTTCGTGCACTACGACGATACGCAGTACGAAAAGGGCAGCTGGCGCAACCGCAACCGCATCAAGACGCCGGGCGGCCCCCAGTGGCTTACCGTGCCGGTCATTACGAAAGGCAAGGGCGCCCAGCTGCTCACGGAAGTGCGAATCAACAACGCCACGCCGTGGGCGGACAAGCATGTGAAAACCATCCGGCAGCATTACGCCAAGGCCCAGTACTTCGAGCGCTATGCGGAACCGTTGTTCGAAATGTTGGGCCGCCGCTGGGAGTTGCTGCTGGATCTGAACATGTCCGTGCTCTCGTGGTTGCAAAGCGAGCTCGGCATCCGCACCGAGTGCGTGCTCTCCAGCGAACTGGGCATCGAGGGCGCGTCCACGCAGCGGCTGATCCGGATTCTGCGCCATTTCGGGGCCACCGAATTCTACGAGGGCTCGGCGGGGCGCAACTACATTGATGATTCGGAATTTGAAAGGGAGGAAATCCGGGTCCGCTACCAGGATTACGAGCACCCGGTATATGACCAGTTACACGGAGATTTCACGCCGTATCTTTCCGTGCTGGACCTTCTCATGAACCACGGGCCGGAGAGCCTTTCCATCCTCTCCTCCACAGATTCGGCAACAAAGGACACAGCGTAA
- a CDS encoding dTDP-glucose 4,6-dehydratase, translating into MKTILITGGAGFIGSNFAHYIYEKYPDYRILVLDALTYAGSVENLPVDICKEFDNGRFQFWNGNVLNAELVGTLVAESDYIVHFAAESHVTRSIYDNKLFFETDVLGTQAIANAVCKYQDKVERFIHISTSEVYGTAESGAMDEEHPLNPMSPYAAAKAGADRLVYSYWSTYNIPAVIIRPFNNYGARQHLEKVIPRFVTSVILDEKLRVHGDGQSSRDFIHTDDTCRAIDMALHAPQDKVVGEVFNVGSGQHRSILSIAQDITSIMCTDKQCWVHVGNRPGQVMRHTCDYGKIKDVLGWEPCVDWDEGLKRVIRWYSENEEWWRKMLWMRGIPIITAEGKKELH; encoded by the coding sequence ATGAAAACCATCCTCATAACCGGCGGGGCCGGGTTCATCGGCTCCAATTTCGCCCACTACATCTACGAGAAATATCCCGACTACAGAATCCTGGTCCTTGATGCGCTCACCTATGCGGGTTCCGTGGAAAACCTGCCTGTGGACATCTGCAAGGAATTCGACAACGGTCGCTTCCAGTTCTGGAACGGCAACGTGCTAAACGCCGAGTTGGTGGGCACCCTGGTCGCCGAAAGCGACTACATTGTCCATTTCGCGGCGGAAAGCCATGTGACTCGTTCCATTTACGACAACAAGCTGTTCTTCGAGACAGACGTGCTGGGCACGCAGGCCATCGCCAACGCGGTCTGCAAGTACCAGGACAAGGTGGAGCGGTTCATCCACATCTCCACCAGCGAGGTGTACGGCACCGCAGAATCTGGAGCCATGGACGAGGAGCACCCCCTCAATCCCATGAGCCCTTACGCCGCGGCCAAGGCCGGGGCGGACAGGCTGGTGTACTCCTACTGGTCCACCTACAACATCCCCGCCGTCATTATCCGCCCCTTCAACAACTACGGCGCGCGGCAGCACCTGGAAAAGGTCATCCCCCGCTTCGTCACTTCCGTGATTCTGGACGAAAAGCTGCGTGTTCACGGCGACGGCCAGTCCTCCCGCGATTTCATCCATACGGACGACACCTGCAGGGCCATCGACATGGCCTTGCACGCTCCGCAGGATAAGGTGGTCGGCGAGGTGTTCAACGTTGGCAGCGGCCAGCACCGCTCCATCCTCTCCATCGCCCAGGACATCACCTCTATCATGTGCACGGACAAGCAGTGCTGGGTGCATGTGGGGAACAGGCCGGGCCAGGTCATGCGCCATACCTGCGATTACGGCAAGATCAAGGACGTGCTGGGCTGGGAACCGTGCGTGGACTGGGACGAGGGCCTCAAGAGGGTGATCCGCTGGTATTCGGAAAACGAGGAGTGGTGGCGGAAAATGTTGTGGATGCGGGGGATTCCCATTATCACCGCTGAAGGCAAGAAAGAGCTGCACTAA
- a CDS encoding DegT/DnrJ/EryC1/StrS family aminotransferase, giving the protein MQVEFYRHNLDETDRANARRVLESVFLTTGPVCGEFEKRFAEYTGLEHAVALNSCTDALHLALLALGIGPGDEVITTPMTFIASATAILHAGATPVLADVNPATGCLDPDRVREAVTPNTRAILPVHLYGTMCDMPALREIADRHGLAIVEDAAHCVASSRGGVYVGELGDCACYSFYATKNLTCGEGGALATNNGELAEQVRLLRQHGMNKEASDRYHGTYQHWDMIELGYKANLDDIRASLMVDQITRLDEMQAERKRLHGVYSEALAGLLDAGLVELPELRGEPSHHLFTVLVPENMRDELLTHMGANGVGVAVNYRAIHTLTWFRENLKHEPEDFPHACSIGRRTMSLPFYPGLTDEQVAYVVRVLAGKFGKG; this is encoded by the coding sequence ATGCAGGTCGAATTCTACCGCCACAATCTCGATGAGACCGACCGCGCCAATGCGCGGCGGGTACTCGAGTCCGTGTTCCTCACCACCGGGCCGGTGTGCGGCGAGTTCGAAAAACGCTTCGCGGAGTACACCGGCTTAGAGCACGCGGTGGCCCTGAACTCATGCACGGACGCACTGCACTTGGCACTGCTGGCCTTGGGAATCGGGCCGGGCGACGAGGTCATCACCACACCGATGACGTTCATCGCCTCGGCCACGGCCATTCTGCATGCCGGGGCCACACCCGTTTTGGCGGACGTGAATCCGGCCACCGGCTGCCTGGACCCCGACCGGGTCAGGGAGGCGGTGACACCGAATACCCGCGCCATCCTGCCTGTGCACCTATACGGCACCATGTGCGACATGCCGGCCCTGCGGGAGATCGCCGACCGGCATGGCCTGGCCATCGTGGAGGATGCTGCCCACTGCGTGGCCAGTTCCCGCGGCGGCGTGTACGTTGGCGAGTTGGGCGACTGCGCCTGCTACAGCTTCTACGCCACCAAGAACCTGACCTGCGGCGAGGGCGGCGCCCTGGCCACGAACAATGGCGAACTCGCCGAACAAGTGCGGCTGCTGCGGCAGCACGGCATGAACAAAGAGGCAAGCGACCGCTACCACGGTACCTACCAGCACTGGGACATGATCGAGTTGGGCTACAAGGCCAATCTCGATGACATCCGCGCTTCCCTGATGGTGGATCAAATCACCAGGCTGGACGAAATGCAGGCCGAACGAAAGCGCCTGCACGGGGTCTACAGCGAGGCCCTGGCGGGCTTGCTGGACGCTGGGCTTGTCGAGCTGCCGGAACTCAGAGGTGAGCCGTCTCACCACCTGTTCACCGTCCTCGTCCCGGAGAACATGCGGGACGAACTGCTGACACACATGGGGGCCAACGGCGTGGGCGTGGCCGTGAACTACCGAGCCATCCATACGCTTACTTGGTTCCGGGAGAACCTCAAGCACGAGCCCGAAGACTTCCCCCATGCCTGCTCCATTGGGCGGCGCACCATGAGCTTGCCATTTTACCCTGGGCTCACGGACGAGCAAGTGGCTTACGTGGTCCGGGTGCTCGCCGGGAAATTCGGCAAAGGCTGA
- the asnB gene encoding asparagine synthase (glutamine-hydrolyzing) — protein sequence MCGITGILTPSPRSRDGLRERARSMAATLAHRGPDGSGVWVDAAGCLALGQRRLAVIDLSPQGAQPMVSACGGHVIAYNGEIYNHREIRVELESLGHAFRGHSDTEVLLAAIAQWGVEEAVKRCVGMFAFAAWDAAARELHLVRDRLGIKPLYAGFAGDDLVFGSELKALTAHPGFDTALDPNALALYFRHNYIPAPHSIYSAAWKLRPGTIRTFRLADGGLRDMGETAYWSARAVWDAGLAAPFGGTEEEAADRLEAILTDAVGLRMIADVPLGAFLSGGIDSSAVAALMQKQSQRPVNTYSIGFAEREYDEAERAAAVARHLGTDHTELTCSPSDLLDVVPRIPEHWDEPFSDSSQVPTYMVCKLARKHVTVCLSGDGGDELFAGYERYAALKLWNRMTAIPGSLRLAASLLGPALGRDSRLASRLDCLGSRDFRAFYKHLVSHTKHPERLVRSGREPTTVLTDEGEDWRALGDPVRAMQYWDLATYLPDDILAKVDRASMAVSLEVRVPLLDHRVVEFAASLPPAMRPVPPRGKRILRKVLYRHVPPELVDRPKMGFGVPIADWLRNELKEWAGDLLNPTAIRGQGLIDPCQVERWWNEHQSGKADRAYYLWDVLMLQAWLDQRAGEARP from the coding sequence ATGTGTGGCATAACCGGCATACTCACCCCCTCACCCCGCTCAAGGGACGGGTTGCGGGAACGGGCGCGGTCCATGGCCGCGACCCTGGCGCACCGGGGGCCGGACGGCTCCGGGGTGTGGGTGGACGCGGCCGGATGCCTGGCGCTGGGGCAGCGGCGGTTGGCTGTCATCGACCTCTCCCCGCAGGGTGCGCAGCCCATGGTCTCGGCCTGCGGCGGCCACGTCATCGCCTACAACGGGGAAATCTACAACCACCGCGAAATCCGGGTCGAGCTGGAAAGTCTGGGCCACGCTTTCAGGGGCCATTCCGACACCGAGGTCCTGCTGGCGGCAATCGCCCAGTGGGGGGTGGAGGAGGCGGTCAAGCGCTGCGTGGGCATGTTCGCCTTCGCGGCCTGGGATGCGGCCGCGCGCGAGCTGCACCTGGTGCGGGACCGGCTGGGCATCAAGCCGCTTTACGCCGGGTTCGCCGGGGACGACCTGGTGTTCGGCTCCGAACTGAAGGCGCTCACGGCGCACCCCGGATTCGACACGGCCCTGGACCCGAACGCCCTGGCTCTCTACTTCCGGCACAACTACATCCCCGCGCCCCATTCCATCTACTCCGCCGCCTGGAAGCTCCGCCCGGGCACCATCCGCACGTTCCGGCTGGCGGACGGCGGTCTGCGCGACATGGGGGAAACCGCGTACTGGTCAGCGCGGGCGGTCTGGGACGCCGGGCTGGCCGCGCCCTTTGGGGGCACGGAGGAGGAGGCGGCCGACAGGCTGGAGGCCATACTCACCGATGCCGTTGGTCTGCGCATGATAGCGGACGTGCCCCTGGGCGCCTTCCTTTCGGGCGGCATCGATTCCTCTGCCGTGGCCGCGCTCATGCAGAAGCAAAGCCAGCGGCCGGTGAATACGTACTCCATCGGTTTCGCCGAGCGAGAGTACGACGAGGCCGAGCGGGCAGCGGCCGTGGCCAGGCATCTGGGCACGGACCACACGGAACTCACCTGCTCCCCTTCGGACCTGCTCGACGTGGTGCCGCGCATCCCCGAGCATTGGGACGAGCCCTTTTCCGACTCCTCCCAGGTACCCACGTACATGGTCTGCAAGCTGGCGCGCAAGCACGTAACCGTCTGCCTTTCCGGCGATGGTGGGGACGAGCTCTTCGCCGGATACGAGCGCTACGCCGCCCTGAAGCTCTGGAACCGCATGACTGCCATTCCCGGGAGCCTTCGCCTCGCAGCCTCTCTGCTCGGCCCGGCCCTGGGTCGGGACAGCCGCCTTGCCTCCCGCCTAGACTGTCTGGGATCACGGGATTTTCGAGCCTTCTACAAGCATCTCGTGTCGCACACCAAGCATCCCGAGCGATTGGTACGGAGCGGCCGTGAGCCGACCACAGTTCTTACGGACGAAGGCGAGGACTGGCGGGCGCTGGGTGACCCGGTGCGGGCCATGCAATACTGGGACCTCGCCACCTACCTGCCTGACGACATCCTGGCCAAGGTGGACCGGGCCTCCATGGCGGTTTCCCTGGAGGTCCGGGTGCCGCTGCTTGATCACCGGGTGGTGGAGTTCGCCGCCAGCCTGCCGCCGGCCATGCGTCCGGTTCCGCCCAGGGGCAAGCGCATTCTGCGCAAGGTGCTGTACCGCCACGTCCCGCCGGAACTGGTGGACAGGCCCAAGATGGGCTTCGGCGTGCCCATTGCTGACTGGCTCCGCAACGAACTCAAGGAATGGGCCGGAGACCTGCTGAACCCCACAGCCATTCGCGGGCAGGGGCTCATCGACCCATGCCAGGTGGAGCGCTGGTGGAATGAACACCAGTCCGGCAAGGCCGACCGCGCCTATTATCTGTGGGACGTGCTCATGCTGCAGGCTTGGCTTGACCAGCGGGCGGGGGAGGCGCGGCCGTGA
- a CDS encoding glycosyltransferase, which produces MKVLFLLRSLHRGGAERQALLLARRLREMGEDASIILFYDQGELRGEAGDVPLFDLGKSGRWDVAGLLWRFARLVRREQPDVIYSFLGTANLVAGLGARLAGRPGVVWGVRSANMDLSHYDRVVRLEYALQPRLAKLADAVVVNSQAGLEHLRASGFPSDRLHVVENGVDLDHFRRDPAAGEAVRAELGIPGDSMVVGMVARMDPIKDHATFLRAASEMVARDDSLRFLLVGGGDVAYENGLRALTGELGLADKVVFAGERSDLPGVYSAMDVCCLCSTSEGFPNVVVEAMACGSPCVVTRAGDMPRIVGDPSLVVQVGDAPGVARALEAAIGQLRKDGGGVRKKTRERMHGFDTETMVSKTGRLLREFCRRR; this is translated from the coding sequence GTGAAGGTCCTATTTCTTTTGCGCTCCCTGCACCGGGGTGGGGCGGAGCGGCAGGCTTTGCTTCTGGCCCGCAGACTTCGGGAGATGGGGGAGGACGCCTCAATTATCCTTTTTTACGACCAGGGGGAATTGCGCGGCGAGGCCGGAGATGTGCCCCTGTTCGACCTTGGCAAGAGCGGCAGATGGGACGTGGCCGGGCTCCTATGGCGTTTCGCCCGCTTGGTGCGGCGGGAGCAACCGGACGTGATTTACTCCTTTCTGGGCACGGCCAACCTGGTGGCCGGTCTTGGCGCGCGATTGGCGGGCAGGCCCGGAGTGGTCTGGGGGGTGCGCTCGGCCAACATGGACCTTTCCCACTACGACCGTGTGGTGCGGTTGGAGTATGCCCTGCAGCCCAGGTTGGCCAAGCTGGCGGACGCGGTGGTGGTCAACTCCCAAGCCGGTCTGGAGCACCTGCGGGCTTCGGGGTTTCCTTCGGACCGGCTGCATGTGGTGGAGAACGGGGTGGACCTGGATCATTTCCGCCGCGACCCGGCGGCAGGAGAGGCGGTACGCGCGGAGCTCGGCATTCCGGGCGATTCTATGGTTGTAGGCATGGTGGCCAGGATGGACCCGATCAAAGACCATGCGACGTTTCTCAGGGCGGCTTCAGAGATGGTGGCGCGTGACGACTCCCTGCGATTTCTTCTGGTCGGAGGCGGTGACGTGGCTTACGAAAACGGGTTGCGCGCGTTGACAGGGGAGCTAGGGCTTGCGGACAAGGTTGTCTTCGCCGGGGAGCGGAGCGATCTGCCCGGGGTCTATTCCGCTATGGACGTTTGCTGCTTGTGTTCCACCTCGGAAGGCTTCCCCAACGTGGTGGTGGAAGCCATGGCCTGCGGCTCGCCTTGCGTTGTGACCCGAGCCGGGGACATGCCACGTATCGTCGGAGATCCATCCCTTGTTGTTCAGGTGGGGGACGCCCCTGGAGTAGCCAGGGCCCTCGAGGCCGCCATTGGACAATTGCGAAAGGACGGAGGAGGGGTGCGGAAAAAGACCCGGGAGCGGATGCACGGTTTCGACACCGAAACAATGGTGAGCAAGACAGGAAGATTGTTGCGGGAGTTTTGCCGGCGGCGGTAG